A single window of Halobacillus naozhouensis DNA harbors:
- a CDS encoding MerR family transcriptional regulator: MTDDYKSKKVISIGVVKELTGLSERQIRYNEERKLILPDRTANGTRKYSFSDVETLVKIAEKREEGVQSYEISQEMRKEKKEGEAQMRRNMIRGQLNAHFRTKR, from the coding sequence TTGACCGACGACTATAAGAGTAAAAAAGTAATTTCCATAGGGGTAGTTAAGGAACTAACGGGTCTATCGGAACGACAGATCAGATACAATGAAGAGCGAAAGCTTATTCTTCCCGATCGAACTGCGAATGGGACGCGTAAATATTCATTTTCTGATGTAGAAACATTGGTAAAGATAGCCGAGAAGCGAGAAGAAGGAGTTCAATCATATGAAATAAGTCAAGAAATGAGAAAGGAAAAGAAAGAGGGAGAGGCGCAAATGCGCAGGAATATGATCCGTGGCCAGTTAAATGCTCATTTTCGTACGAAAAGAT